The following proteins are encoded in a genomic region of Paralichthys olivaceus isolate ysfri-2021 chromosome 23, ASM2471397v2, whole genome shotgun sequence:
- the cerk gene encoding ceramide kinase isoform X1, whose translation MEKQPRLLCSRLLREHRQVEVALTRSVLGWRETDRSRKRSSGIRSLSGTAHSHTVLVCEIVAVRKTEEDDTKNKSQKKAKLGSQLYPHAFTVSYVRRMRHHQWRCSDVTFQCADLTLCEQWVQVINEQLSLLTNRPRSLLVYINPFGGKRHGTRIYEQKVAPLFRRACISADVIVTERANHARDHLKTEANLDKYDGVVCVGGDGMFGEILHGLVTRTQTDHDVDQNQPDAELVPCSLRIGIIPAGSTDCICFATVGTSDPVTSALHIIVGDSQPMDVCSAHHGDVFLRYSVSLLGYGFYGDLLTYSERKRWLGPARYDLSGVKTFLSHKCYKGTVSFLPAEDDVGNPRDKLLCRSGCQVCQRKTSSNDKRREMSAEKEKSAKVSDDDSGWGVIRGKFITINAASMSCACPRSPKGLSPSAHLADGTTDLILVRKCSRLDFFRHLVRHTNKDDQFDHSFVEVYRVKSFCFLPPDQEPVSLEDLSETQLEKTGCGPICSAQTTCDYSKAHSSWSCDGEILPHAAIQVSVQCQLIRLFARGIEEQQQCVFEDPCTLWAPEPNTH comes from the exons ATGGAGAAGCAGCCGAGGCTACTGTGTTCGAGGCTCCTCCGGGAACACAGGCAGGTGGAGGTGGCTCTGACCCGCAGTGTTTTGGGCTGGAGGGAAACTGACAGGAGCAGAAAACGAAGCTCAGGCATCAGAAGTTTATCTGGAACCG CTCACAGTCACACTGTTCTGGTGTGTGAGATTGTCGCCGTCCGCAAGACTGAAGAAGACGACACAAAGAACAAGAGTCAGAAGAAAGCGAAGCTCGGCTCCCAGCTGTATCCTCATGCATTCACAG TTTCCTATGTGAGGAGGATGCGGCATCACCAGTGGCGGTGTAGTGACGTCACCTTCCAATGTGCCGATCTGACGCTCTGTGAGCAGTGGGTCCAGGTTATCAATGAGCAGTTGTCACTACTCA CCAACCGGCCGAGGAGCCTCCTGGTGTACATCAATCCCTTTGGTGGAAAGCGACACGGGACACGTATTTACGAGCAGAAGGTGGCTCCACTCTTTCGCCGCGCCTGCATCTCAGCCGATGTGATTG TTACAGAGCGTGCCAATCATGCCAGGGACCACTTGAAAACAGAGGCCAATCTGGATAAATATGACGG ggtggtgtgtgtgggtggagatGGCATGTTCGGTGAGATCCTGCACGGGTTGGTCACCAGGACCCAGACTGACCATGACGTGGACCAGAACCAACCAGATGCTGAGTTGGTGCCGTGTTCTCTGCGCATAGGCATCATCCCTGCAG GGTCCACTGACTGTATCTGCTTTGCCACAGTGGGAACCAGCGATCCAGTTACTTCTGCTCTACACATCATTGTGG GTGATTCCCAGCCGATGGACGTGTGCTCGGCTCACCACGGTGACGTCTTCCTCAGATACTCGGTCTCGTTGCTCGGCTACGGTTTCTACGGAGATCTGCTGACATACAGCGAGAGGAAGAGGTGGCTGGGTCCTGCCAGATACGACCTGTCAG ggGTGAAAACTTTCCTGAGCCACAAGTGCTACAAAGGCACCGTCTCGTTCCTCCCCGCCGAGGACGACGTGGGGAACCCGAGGGACAAGCTGCTGTGTCGATCCGG GTGCCAAGTGTGTCAGCGCAAGACCTCATCAAACGACAAGCGGCGGGAGATGTCGGCGGAGAAGGAAAAGTCTGCTAAAG TTTCAGATGACGACAGTGGTTGGGGTGTGATCCGAGGAAAGTTCATCACCATTAACGCCGCCAGTATGAGCTGCGCGTGTCCCCGCAGCCCAAAGGGCCTGTCTCCGTCGGCCCACCTCGCCGACGGCACCACCGACCTCATCCTCGTCAGGAAGTGTTCCCGTTTGGACTTCTTCAGACACCTTGTTCGACACACCAACAAAGACGACCAG TTTGACCACTCCTTCGTGGAGGTCTACCGCGTGAAGTCGTTTTGCTTCCTGCCACCAGACCAGGAGCCGGTTTCGCTCGAGGACCTGAGCGAGACGCAGTTAGAGAAGACTGGCTGCGGCCCCATCTGCTCCGCCCAAACAACCTGCGACTACAGCAAAGCCCACAGCAGCTGGAGCTGCGACGGGGAGATCCTGCCTCACGCCGCCATCCAAGTCAG tGTCCAGTGCCAGCTGATCAGGCTGTTTGCCCGTGGTatagaggagcagcagcagtgtgtttttgaAGACCCCTGCACACTGTGGGCCCCGgagccaaacacacactaa
- the cerk gene encoding ceramide kinase isoform X2 — protein sequence MEKQPRLLCSRLLREHRQVEVALTRSVLGWRETDRSRKRSSGIRSLSGTAHSHTVLVCEIVAVRKTEEDDTKNKSQKKAKLGSQLYPHAFTVSYVRRMRHHQWRCSDVTFQCADLTLCEQWVQVINEQLSLLTNRPRSLLVYINPFGGKRHGTRIYEQKVAPLFRRACISADVIVTERANHARDHLKTEANLDKYDGVVCVGGDGMFGEILHGLVTRTQTDHDVDQNQPDAELVPCSLRIGIIPAGSTDCICFATVGTSDPVTSALHIIVGDSQPMDVCSAHHGDVFLRYSVSLLGYGFYGDLLTYSERKRWLGPARYDLSGVKTFLSHKCYKGTVSFLPAEDDVGNPRDKLLCRSGCQVCQRKTSSNDKRREMSAEKEKSAKDDDSGWGVIRGKFITINAASMSCACPRSPKGLSPSAHLADGTTDLILVRKCSRLDFFRHLVRHTNKDDQFDHSFVEVYRVKSFCFLPPDQEPVSLEDLSETQLEKTGCGPICSAQTTCDYSKAHSSWSCDGEILPHAAIQVSVQCQLIRLFARGIEEQQQCVFEDPCTLWAPEPNTH from the exons ATGGAGAAGCAGCCGAGGCTACTGTGTTCGAGGCTCCTCCGGGAACACAGGCAGGTGGAGGTGGCTCTGACCCGCAGTGTTTTGGGCTGGAGGGAAACTGACAGGAGCAGAAAACGAAGCTCAGGCATCAGAAGTTTATCTGGAACCG CTCACAGTCACACTGTTCTGGTGTGTGAGATTGTCGCCGTCCGCAAGACTGAAGAAGACGACACAAAGAACAAGAGTCAGAAGAAAGCGAAGCTCGGCTCCCAGCTGTATCCTCATGCATTCACAG TTTCCTATGTGAGGAGGATGCGGCATCACCAGTGGCGGTGTAGTGACGTCACCTTCCAATGTGCCGATCTGACGCTCTGTGAGCAGTGGGTCCAGGTTATCAATGAGCAGTTGTCACTACTCA CCAACCGGCCGAGGAGCCTCCTGGTGTACATCAATCCCTTTGGTGGAAAGCGACACGGGACACGTATTTACGAGCAGAAGGTGGCTCCACTCTTTCGCCGCGCCTGCATCTCAGCCGATGTGATTG TTACAGAGCGTGCCAATCATGCCAGGGACCACTTGAAAACAGAGGCCAATCTGGATAAATATGACGG ggtggtgtgtgtgggtggagatGGCATGTTCGGTGAGATCCTGCACGGGTTGGTCACCAGGACCCAGACTGACCATGACGTGGACCAGAACCAACCAGATGCTGAGTTGGTGCCGTGTTCTCTGCGCATAGGCATCATCCCTGCAG GGTCCACTGACTGTATCTGCTTTGCCACAGTGGGAACCAGCGATCCAGTTACTTCTGCTCTACACATCATTGTGG GTGATTCCCAGCCGATGGACGTGTGCTCGGCTCACCACGGTGACGTCTTCCTCAGATACTCGGTCTCGTTGCTCGGCTACGGTTTCTACGGAGATCTGCTGACATACAGCGAGAGGAAGAGGTGGCTGGGTCCTGCCAGATACGACCTGTCAG ggGTGAAAACTTTCCTGAGCCACAAGTGCTACAAAGGCACCGTCTCGTTCCTCCCCGCCGAGGACGACGTGGGGAACCCGAGGGACAAGCTGCTGTGTCGATCCGG GTGCCAAGTGTGTCAGCGCAAGACCTCATCAAACGACAAGCGGCGGGAGATGTCGGCGGAGAAGGAAAAGTCTGCTAAAG ATGACGACAGTGGTTGGGGTGTGATCCGAGGAAAGTTCATCACCATTAACGCCGCCAGTATGAGCTGCGCGTGTCCCCGCAGCCCAAAGGGCCTGTCTCCGTCGGCCCACCTCGCCGACGGCACCACCGACCTCATCCTCGTCAGGAAGTGTTCCCGTTTGGACTTCTTCAGACACCTTGTTCGACACACCAACAAAGACGACCAG TTTGACCACTCCTTCGTGGAGGTCTACCGCGTGAAGTCGTTTTGCTTCCTGCCACCAGACCAGGAGCCGGTTTCGCTCGAGGACCTGAGCGAGACGCAGTTAGAGAAGACTGGCTGCGGCCCCATCTGCTCCGCCCAAACAACCTGCGACTACAGCAAAGCCCACAGCAGCTGGAGCTGCGACGGGGAGATCCTGCCTCACGCCGCCATCCAAGTCAG tGTCCAGTGCCAGCTGATCAGGCTGTTTGCCCGTGGTatagaggagcagcagcagtgtgtttttgaAGACCCCTGCACACTGTGGGCCCCGgagccaaacacacactaa
- the cerk gene encoding ceramide kinase isoform X3 has protein sequence MEKQPRLLCSRLLREHRQVEVALTRSVLGWRETDRSRKRSSGIRSLSGTAHSHTVLVCEIVAVRKTEEDDTKNKSQKKAKLGSQLYPHAFTVSYVRRMRHHQWRCSDVTFQCADLTLSNRPRSLLVYINPFGGKRHGTRIYEQKVAPLFRRACISADVIVTERANHARDHLKTEANLDKYDGVVCVGGDGMFGEILHGLVTRTQTDHDVDQNQPDAELVPCSLRIGIIPAGSTDCICFATVGTSDPVTSALHIIVGDSQPMDVCSAHHGDVFLRYSVSLLGYGFYGDLLTYSERKRWLGPARYDLSGVKTFLSHKCYKGTVSFLPAEDDVGNPRDKLLCRSGCQVCQRKTSSNDKRREMSAEKEKSAKVSDDDSGWGVIRGKFITINAASMSCACPRSPKGLSPSAHLADGTTDLILVRKCSRLDFFRHLVRHTNKDDQFDHSFVEVYRVKSFCFLPPDQEPVSLEDLSETQLEKTGCGPICSAQTTCDYSKAHSSWSCDGEILPHAAIQVSVQCQLIRLFARGIEEQQQCVFEDPCTLWAPEPNTH, from the exons ATGGAGAAGCAGCCGAGGCTACTGTGTTCGAGGCTCCTCCGGGAACACAGGCAGGTGGAGGTGGCTCTGACCCGCAGTGTTTTGGGCTGGAGGGAAACTGACAGGAGCAGAAAACGAAGCTCAGGCATCAGAAGTTTATCTGGAACCG CTCACAGTCACACTGTTCTGGTGTGTGAGATTGTCGCCGTCCGCAAGACTGAAGAAGACGACACAAAGAACAAGAGTCAGAAGAAAGCGAAGCTCGGCTCCCAGCTGTATCCTCATGCATTCACAG TTTCCTATGTGAGGAGGATGCGGCATCACCAGTGGCGGTGTAGTGACGTCACCTTCCAATGTGCCGATCTGACGCTCT CCAACCGGCCGAGGAGCCTCCTGGTGTACATCAATCCCTTTGGTGGAAAGCGACACGGGACACGTATTTACGAGCAGAAGGTGGCTCCACTCTTTCGCCGCGCCTGCATCTCAGCCGATGTGATTG TTACAGAGCGTGCCAATCATGCCAGGGACCACTTGAAAACAGAGGCCAATCTGGATAAATATGACGG ggtggtgtgtgtgggtggagatGGCATGTTCGGTGAGATCCTGCACGGGTTGGTCACCAGGACCCAGACTGACCATGACGTGGACCAGAACCAACCAGATGCTGAGTTGGTGCCGTGTTCTCTGCGCATAGGCATCATCCCTGCAG GGTCCACTGACTGTATCTGCTTTGCCACAGTGGGAACCAGCGATCCAGTTACTTCTGCTCTACACATCATTGTGG GTGATTCCCAGCCGATGGACGTGTGCTCGGCTCACCACGGTGACGTCTTCCTCAGATACTCGGTCTCGTTGCTCGGCTACGGTTTCTACGGAGATCTGCTGACATACAGCGAGAGGAAGAGGTGGCTGGGTCCTGCCAGATACGACCTGTCAG ggGTGAAAACTTTCCTGAGCCACAAGTGCTACAAAGGCACCGTCTCGTTCCTCCCCGCCGAGGACGACGTGGGGAACCCGAGGGACAAGCTGCTGTGTCGATCCGG GTGCCAAGTGTGTCAGCGCAAGACCTCATCAAACGACAAGCGGCGGGAGATGTCGGCGGAGAAGGAAAAGTCTGCTAAAG TTTCAGATGACGACAGTGGTTGGGGTGTGATCCGAGGAAAGTTCATCACCATTAACGCCGCCAGTATGAGCTGCGCGTGTCCCCGCAGCCCAAAGGGCCTGTCTCCGTCGGCCCACCTCGCCGACGGCACCACCGACCTCATCCTCGTCAGGAAGTGTTCCCGTTTGGACTTCTTCAGACACCTTGTTCGACACACCAACAAAGACGACCAG TTTGACCACTCCTTCGTGGAGGTCTACCGCGTGAAGTCGTTTTGCTTCCTGCCACCAGACCAGGAGCCGGTTTCGCTCGAGGACCTGAGCGAGACGCAGTTAGAGAAGACTGGCTGCGGCCCCATCTGCTCCGCCCAAACAACCTGCGACTACAGCAAAGCCCACAGCAGCTGGAGCTGCGACGGGGAGATCCTGCCTCACGCCGCCATCCAAGTCAG tGTCCAGTGCCAGCTGATCAGGCTGTTTGCCCGTGGTatagaggagcagcagcagtgtgtttttgaAGACCCCTGCACACTGTGGGCCCCGgagccaaacacacactaa
- the cerk gene encoding ceramide kinase isoform X5 produces the protein MEKQPRLLCSRLLREHRQVEVALTRSVLGWRETDRSRKRSSGIRSLSGTAHSHTVLVCEIVAVRKTEEDDTKNKSQKKAKLGSQLYPHAFTVSYVRRMRHHQWRCSDVTFQCADLTLCEQWVQVINEQLSLLTNRPRSLLVYINPFGGKRHGTRIYEQKVAPLFRRACISADVIVTERANHARDHLKTEANLDKYDGVVCVGGDGMFGEILHGLVTRTQTDHDVDQNQPDAELVPCSLRIGIIPAGSTDCICFATVGTSDPVTSALHIIVGDSQPMDVCSAHHGDVFLRYSVSLLGYGFYGDLLTYSERKRWLGPARYDLSGVKTFLSHKCYKGTVSFLPAEDDVGNPRDKLLCRSGCQVCQRKTSSNDKRREMSAEKEKSAKVSDDDSGWGVIRGKFITINAASMSCACPRSPKGLSPSAHLADGTTDLILVRKCSRLDFFRHLVRHTNKDDQRKRRKEEGERTEEEKTGEWRESG, from the exons ATGGAGAAGCAGCCGAGGCTACTGTGTTCGAGGCTCCTCCGGGAACACAGGCAGGTGGAGGTGGCTCTGACCCGCAGTGTTTTGGGCTGGAGGGAAACTGACAGGAGCAGAAAACGAAGCTCAGGCATCAGAAGTTTATCTGGAACCG CTCACAGTCACACTGTTCTGGTGTGTGAGATTGTCGCCGTCCGCAAGACTGAAGAAGACGACACAAAGAACAAGAGTCAGAAGAAAGCGAAGCTCGGCTCCCAGCTGTATCCTCATGCATTCACAG TTTCCTATGTGAGGAGGATGCGGCATCACCAGTGGCGGTGTAGTGACGTCACCTTCCAATGTGCCGATCTGACGCTCTGTGAGCAGTGGGTCCAGGTTATCAATGAGCAGTTGTCACTACTCA CCAACCGGCCGAGGAGCCTCCTGGTGTACATCAATCCCTTTGGTGGAAAGCGACACGGGACACGTATTTACGAGCAGAAGGTGGCTCCACTCTTTCGCCGCGCCTGCATCTCAGCCGATGTGATTG TTACAGAGCGTGCCAATCATGCCAGGGACCACTTGAAAACAGAGGCCAATCTGGATAAATATGACGG ggtggtgtgtgtgggtggagatGGCATGTTCGGTGAGATCCTGCACGGGTTGGTCACCAGGACCCAGACTGACCATGACGTGGACCAGAACCAACCAGATGCTGAGTTGGTGCCGTGTTCTCTGCGCATAGGCATCATCCCTGCAG GGTCCACTGACTGTATCTGCTTTGCCACAGTGGGAACCAGCGATCCAGTTACTTCTGCTCTACACATCATTGTGG GTGATTCCCAGCCGATGGACGTGTGCTCGGCTCACCACGGTGACGTCTTCCTCAGATACTCGGTCTCGTTGCTCGGCTACGGTTTCTACGGAGATCTGCTGACATACAGCGAGAGGAAGAGGTGGCTGGGTCCTGCCAGATACGACCTGTCAG ggGTGAAAACTTTCCTGAGCCACAAGTGCTACAAAGGCACCGTCTCGTTCCTCCCCGCCGAGGACGACGTGGGGAACCCGAGGGACAAGCTGCTGTGTCGATCCGG GTGCCAAGTGTGTCAGCGCAAGACCTCATCAAACGACAAGCGGCGGGAGATGTCGGCGGAGAAGGAAAAGTCTGCTAAAG TTTCAGATGACGACAGTGGTTGGGGTGTGATCCGAGGAAAGTTCATCACCATTAACGCCGCCAGTATGAGCTGCGCGTGTCCCCGCAGCCCAAAGGGCCTGTCTCCGTCGGCCCACCTCGCCGACGGCACCACCGACCTCATCCTCGTCAGGAAGTGTTCCCGTTTGGACTTCTTCAGACACCTTGTTCGACACACCAACAAAGACGACCAG aggaagaggaggaaagaagagggtgagagaacagaggaggagaaaacaggggAATGGAGAGAAAGTGGCTAA
- the cerk gene encoding ceramide kinase isoform X4 yields MDLIARTGNKQIINKSSVTVHLLTTEAHSHTVLVCEIVAVRKTEEDDTKNKSQKKAKLGSQLYPHAFTVSYVRRMRHHQWRCSDVTFQCADLTLCEQWVQVINEQLSLLTNRPRSLLVYINPFGGKRHGTRIYEQKVAPLFRRACISADVIVTERANHARDHLKTEANLDKYDGVVCVGGDGMFGEILHGLVTRTQTDHDVDQNQPDAELVPCSLRIGIIPAGSTDCICFATVGTSDPVTSALHIIVGDSQPMDVCSAHHGDVFLRYSVSLLGYGFYGDLLTYSERKRWLGPARYDLSGVKTFLSHKCYKGTVSFLPAEDDVGNPRDKLLCRSGCQVCQRKTSSNDKRREMSAEKEKSAKVSDDDSGWGVIRGKFITINAASMSCACPRSPKGLSPSAHLADGTTDLILVRKCSRLDFFRHLVRHTNKDDQFDHSFVEVYRVKSFCFLPPDQEPVSLEDLSETQLEKTGCGPICSAQTTCDYSKAHSSWSCDGEILPHAAIQVSVQCQLIRLFARGIEEQQQCVFEDPCTLWAPEPNTH; encoded by the exons ATGGATCTCATTGCACGTACTGGAAATAAGCAAATCATCAACAAAAGCAGCGTAACCGTTCACTTATTAACAACTGAAG CTCACAGTCACACTGTTCTGGTGTGTGAGATTGTCGCCGTCCGCAAGACTGAAGAAGACGACACAAAGAACAAGAGTCAGAAGAAAGCGAAGCTCGGCTCCCAGCTGTATCCTCATGCATTCACAG TTTCCTATGTGAGGAGGATGCGGCATCACCAGTGGCGGTGTAGTGACGTCACCTTCCAATGTGCCGATCTGACGCTCTGTGAGCAGTGGGTCCAGGTTATCAATGAGCAGTTGTCACTACTCA CCAACCGGCCGAGGAGCCTCCTGGTGTACATCAATCCCTTTGGTGGAAAGCGACACGGGACACGTATTTACGAGCAGAAGGTGGCTCCACTCTTTCGCCGCGCCTGCATCTCAGCCGATGTGATTG TTACAGAGCGTGCCAATCATGCCAGGGACCACTTGAAAACAGAGGCCAATCTGGATAAATATGACGG ggtggtgtgtgtgggtggagatGGCATGTTCGGTGAGATCCTGCACGGGTTGGTCACCAGGACCCAGACTGACCATGACGTGGACCAGAACCAACCAGATGCTGAGTTGGTGCCGTGTTCTCTGCGCATAGGCATCATCCCTGCAG GGTCCACTGACTGTATCTGCTTTGCCACAGTGGGAACCAGCGATCCAGTTACTTCTGCTCTACACATCATTGTGG GTGATTCCCAGCCGATGGACGTGTGCTCGGCTCACCACGGTGACGTCTTCCTCAGATACTCGGTCTCGTTGCTCGGCTACGGTTTCTACGGAGATCTGCTGACATACAGCGAGAGGAAGAGGTGGCTGGGTCCTGCCAGATACGACCTGTCAG ggGTGAAAACTTTCCTGAGCCACAAGTGCTACAAAGGCACCGTCTCGTTCCTCCCCGCCGAGGACGACGTGGGGAACCCGAGGGACAAGCTGCTGTGTCGATCCGG GTGCCAAGTGTGTCAGCGCAAGACCTCATCAAACGACAAGCGGCGGGAGATGTCGGCGGAGAAGGAAAAGTCTGCTAAAG TTTCAGATGACGACAGTGGTTGGGGTGTGATCCGAGGAAAGTTCATCACCATTAACGCCGCCAGTATGAGCTGCGCGTGTCCCCGCAGCCCAAAGGGCCTGTCTCCGTCGGCCCACCTCGCCGACGGCACCACCGACCTCATCCTCGTCAGGAAGTGTTCCCGTTTGGACTTCTTCAGACACCTTGTTCGACACACCAACAAAGACGACCAG TTTGACCACTCCTTCGTGGAGGTCTACCGCGTGAAGTCGTTTTGCTTCCTGCCACCAGACCAGGAGCCGGTTTCGCTCGAGGACCTGAGCGAGACGCAGTTAGAGAAGACTGGCTGCGGCCCCATCTGCTCCGCCCAAACAACCTGCGACTACAGCAAAGCCCACAGCAGCTGGAGCTGCGACGGGGAGATCCTGCCTCACGCCGCCATCCAAGTCAG tGTCCAGTGCCAGCTGATCAGGCTGTTTGCCCGTGGTatagaggagcagcagcagtgtgtttttgaAGACCCCTGCACACTGTGGGCCCCGgagccaaacacacactaa